TTTCTAAAGGACAATGGCAACAGCCTAGGGTTCTCTCTGGGAAAATGTGGGGTACCCATAAACCTTTTAAATAAAGTGAAGAAATGTGTGATGAAATAATTACATGGTTAAGTATGTGAGTGTGTGACTGGAACCTCCTGAATTCCTAACATGCCTCTTTTTCTTTGCAGACTTCTGTGATAACCCACCAAACCTCAAACACGCCACATTCAAAGCTCTCACATACAAGACGGGCACGGTGTTAAATTGTGACTGTGAGAGGGGCTTCCGCAGAATAAGCAGCTACCTGCATTGTACAGGAAACTCTAGCCATGCTTCCTGGGAAAACAAATGTCAATGCAAAAGTATATGTAAGTGTTTCCTTTCGTTTACCGAGGGAAATATAAGAACTCTAACAAAGAGGGAAAGAGCTTCAGCTTTTGTTCACTCAGCCCTATAGatgaaaactgggcagcccaaaCTCTACAATAACTCATCTTAGTGGTTTCTGGAAAATAATTCACTAAACAAATGTTTAAGAAATACTTCCCAGTTCCAAGGAGTGATCTAGGCACTCAGAATACCCAGCACTCAAAGAACTTATATTCTGCAGGGCTAAAGAGGGTACAGATGTTATACTAATAATTACTGAACAATTCAAAAATAAGTCTAATTCATGGCAATGTGAATGCACTTATTGACACTAAAGTatacattaaaatgattaatattgTTTTACACTACATATATCTTATCACAATTTTTtagaactaaaaattaaaaagaaaagtcagaatgCACCtatataaagaataagaaaaataatagtaaccCCAGTGAGTATCTACCTGTAGGGCTGTATTAActcttttgcattttgctttcCAAAGCTCACATCTCATACCACCTGTATGCTGACTGGTGACATAGACCTATCCTAACTCTACCTCCAGCAACACGGCAGCGTGAAATCCCAACAACTCCCCATggctcctctgtcccctctcctcTTTAGTGTCCATCTCCACAACCCTAAGGAAGAAGCTCTGGGCAGAAAAGTGGAGGCAGTGGGTGAGGCATTTCCTTCCCTGATGAGagtaaaaagggaaaggaagctCATGCTACTGAATTCCAGAGTCCTACCTATTACCAAAATTTTCACTCTGGCTGCCATGGGCTCTTTCAGGCATTTCTTTGGAGGTAAATATATGGTCAAGCAAGAAGTATTGTCAGTTCAGTGTCTTCCCAGCTCAGTGTCAGGAACTGACATTCCAGAGCATGAGGAATATTCCCCCAAACACCCCACTGTCCCCCAAATATTGCTGTCTCTTGTTCCAGTCCTGCAAGACCCTGGCTGGGCTTGGGAAAATCAAGAAGAATAACAAGCCCGTAGGCAGGTCAGTCTGGTATGTGGCAAGACCCCAAATCTGCATTAGggaagcagaaaggaagagaaggctattcctttcaaatttcttcatttctggaTTTCAAAACCTGGCTTGAGAGCCCCGTGGCCCTCAATGTTGAATGTGATTGTAATCGGTGATGGACTAAGGGTCCTGAACCTCATTGTTGCTGGTGAGGCTGAGCAGAGAAGGCCACTTGCTCAGAGACTGTGGGTGGGTCACCTCGCTGGAGTGGAATGTTGAGGGAATGACCCCCGACGGGCTTTTGAAACCTAAGTTGATCTACTTTTGCTGGTGTATGCTCTTCTTTGAGTCCTGAAAGCCCAATTTCTCTACCAGGTGTTTTGTCCACTCTGTGATAGTGGAACACGGTGAAACGCGGTGGGtccatttgtccttttgtttcttaCCTCTGGAGATGGTGTCTGGGAGCCACCGTGAGTTTTGTTTCAGCCATGCCATGCATGGACTCCAAGGTCTGGAGATGGCTGCTCTGCTGAAGCACCCTGCTGCCTCTTTCCCCAGCAGAGCCTCCCCAGACTCTCAGCTAGAATCCCAAGCCCCTCGTGGCAGTGCCCATACTCAACTCCTTTGCCAAAGTCTTCACAGTAGAGAGGAGTGTGGTAGGAGGTTTCTCTTGTCCTTGCTTTAAGATTGAGTCCCTTCAACTTATAGATTAACTGCTttagggagggaaggggagagagtggGTTCTGTGTCACCTCATTCCTCACTGCTATCATGCAAACACCCACACACCAGGGTGGCAGGTGGATGGCCAGAATGGAGTCCCTTTTGGGGAGACACACAAACACCAGAAAAATCTTTCAGTTCTTTTAGAAACATGTTGTAGGCCACACACATCATGCACAGGAATACTGTCAGGCCAGTGCTGGGCCAGGCGTGAACAGGTGCTGCTGAGAGCACCCTAAGGGCAGGGTGTGGTGTGGTTCCTCTTTGTAATTCCTGCACCCCGCTACTGCCTGGCATGTCACAGGCAGTGGAAAGGCACTCTTTTCGATAAAAATGAGTAGACAGAGAGGTTTTCTATTTTAAGCATATGTGAAGTTACTTGCTTCATTCTATCCATATTCTCTAGCCccagagaacagaaaaggaaaagttacCACTAACCCTGAGGAACAGAAGGGAGAAAACCCCACAGAAATGCAGAGCCAAACGCCGCCCATGGACGAAGTTGACCTTGTAGGTAAGAGGTGAAGCTGAACGGCTGTCTGGCTGACTCCTAAGGGCCAACCCTTCTCTTGTAGGGATATTGTGTGTTCCGCAAAGTAGGAAAGTCTGTCCCACTATCCTCTTCTTTAAGGATATCAGGTAAACAGGAACTATTGTGTCATGGTCGTAGGCTGTAGTACAGCTCAGCATTTCAAGCCAACCTGGGCTCTGGACTTCCTTGGGTTTGGGAGCTGGCAGGAAAGAATTGAgctcaatttaattcaattcacgTGAACTGAATTCCAAGGCATATGTTGGGACTAACTATGCCCAGCACCGTAGCCAactgtctctgccctcaaggaaatGCTTGGTTTCACCCTTAAATACAAGACAATCAATGCCAGCAAAgcaatttacttaaaaatgtttctgataAACAGGGCCCTAAACTACACTGTGCCAGGTCGGTGAGTATGAAAGCTGCAGACAAGCACCTCCTAGCTAGTGGGCTGTGGGTGAGTGAGCACCGTGGCCACCCAGCTGCTGTCGTGGCTCTAAAATGAATCACGTTGAAGTCAGGTCCTCacatcaggaagaaatagagccCGTTAGGAAAACCTGAGCTTTGGGGCAACCCACTCACCTTTATAGGACCCTATTGTCCTATGTTAATTTTACTACCTTACCAAAAAACTTTACCATCttgtatataatttcttttgaatCCCACAACCCAGTGAGTCAGGGAGCAGGATCATGACTTCGATTTACTGAagaaaatgagacacagagaagtttaAAAGACTTGGCTAAACTTGCATTTAGGAGTAAGACCTCAGGTCTCCTGAAATATACGAAGGATCTTTCTACTGATTACTTGtttcagattaattttaaattatttgcagcttccattattaaaaaaaaaaaaaaagaccaatccAGGGGCACTGTTTGCAATATGATGTTTTTATGTTGTACCTCCAACCGGGGGCTGAATGGCATTTCAAAACACATTCAATTGTtcgtttttctctctttttcccatatTCCTCTGAACAGTTATTTCAAAGTTTCTCAGAAGGTCAATGTTTATTGTCCTTATTCAAGAGACAACCACTGGTTCTGGCCACAGATCTTCTTAACGGGatgttttcatttgaaagaagCAAGCATAATTTAAACAGGTTCAGACCACTATGGATTTTATTGGctgtaaaaagaaattttattctgaGACGAAAACACCAGTTCAGTCATGATTTGCAAGGTGTTACACTAGAGAAAACCACTTGGGGCAGGACCACTCTCAGCTTCCCGCTGGAGCTTCCGTCTGGAGCAGGGGGTTATATGTAAGATACTTTGAAGGTCATATTGGGTATTCGGATCGTGGAAGGTCTGGAGGGTCAGAGCATAAGTGTAGCCTCATGTGTCTGGGGAGACAGGGTACATGTGGTTCCATATATCCAGATTTGGGGTAGGGTAGGGAATCCTGAAAATATATCAGAGCCGGACATGATCACTGGGGTGAAAGACCAGTCAGGCTTGGGTTTTCGCTGGGCGAGTGAGGGCACAGGGAATTTTCAGAGGTTGTGGCAGGGTTCACATTGAGCAGACCTTAGGTGTGGCTTGATGAGAGATCAGGTTCCATTTGCCCGAGATTCTCTCagcccttccttctttctggctTTGGCTTTATCTCCAGGCCTTCAGCCATGGCCCCAAGATGACCAGCAGCCACCACCCGAGGATGTGCCTCCTCACTTAGCAGTGGAGACCCAGGGTGGGCTTTGTATTTCATGGGCCCCAATGGGCTTGAGCCTACCCTTATCTCTCCACTTGAGAGCCTTTCCCACAGCTGTCCACTTATGAGAACCCTCGCCATCACCACAAGCAACTACTGGTTCCTCTGTGTCCCCACAGCAACTGTCTGTTCCTCAGAGATAACACTCAGCGCATTCTGTCTCCAGATGTCTTCCTCATTCAATGGATTATCCACTCCCGCAGGAGTGACGGGGTCTGTGTGCCTTCCCACAAAGTGCTTGGCAAAGTTCCTGACACACGGACATTCTCAGTACATATTGgttgaataaaagaaagaatgaatgaggggACAAAACAATAAGAACCCAGGCCCAGCCTCTAGAAAGAGGCAACTCGATTCACTCAGagcttccttcccctcttccaggTCACTGCAGGGAACCTCCTCCCTGGGAACATGAAAACTCCAAGAGAATTTACCACTTTGTAGTGGGGCAGACGCTTCACTACCAGTGCATGCAGGGATTCACAGCCCTTCACAGAGGTCCTGCCAAGAGCGTCTGCAAAACCATCTTTGGGAAGACCAGATGGACGCAGCCCCCGCTCAAGTGCATAGGTGAAAGTCAGTTTCCAGGTATGGGGGCACCTTCTGAATCCACCACACAGCTTTTTCCATTGGGCTGACCAGAGTAGAATTCCTGACCCATAAGCAATGTGACTGCGGGCAAACCACTTCATCTCTGTGGGCCTCTGTCTTCTCTCATTCTAGAAAGTAGACTGAACAAACTAGGGTCTCTACCACCTAAGGTCCCCTGCACCCTGAGAACAAATAgcagaaggtggaggaggaaggaggatcTCTCGAGTGTTCTAAAGCCCCCCAGATGCTCAGATGCTACCTCGCTAGTGATAACGCTGCCTCTTCCCAGCCGATCCTAAAATTCGGCTTCTTCTAAACGAACAAGACTTCCTCTCATTCATTCCGGCCACCCGCACGCTTCTAATTTGCTGCTATGCGACGTAAACTCATTATTTGTACAGTGCTCCACTGTTAGCatgctccctctccttgtgtAATTCCCACCTGAGCTTTGATAAAAGTGCAGGGAAGGGGCTTATTCAagcatgcatatgcacacatgcacgcacacacacactcattcgcATGTATAGACAACGCACCTATGTTGAGGGTTTCATTCTGAAAGCATATtaccatttttataataaaaaaacactcacatttaaaaataagtgttataGGTTTCTTAGCTCACCACCTGTTGGTTCTTAACCCTTCTGGGAGTTTCCCTGGGTGGAATCTGAAACCACCCCTACAGGCAGAGGAGCGCAGGGAGAGaccaaagggagaggcaggccacCGCTGGTAGGTGGCggttttaataagcaaagggaactTACTTATGAGGCTCGTGTTGGGTGGCAGCAAGACGAAAGGAGCCCCGCACTCGCCTGCCGGATCCTAACTGGACTGGGTCACATACACCCTGCAGGTGCTCTCCCCATCACATCACTAactcaaggctgtgtccttggagCAGCCCCTGGGAGCAGGAAAGGCAAGCGGGAcacacattccaaggacaggggacgAGGGGAGGAGCCTCTGAGTGCCTGGATCCAGCCCGAGGGTCAGCTGGcatgtgtgtctttttttattttttaagattttatctatttattcatgagagacacagacagagagagagaggcagagacacaggcagagggagaagcaggctccctgcggggagcccgatgcggtactcgatcccgggtccccaggatcaggccctgggctgaaggcagcgtaaaccgctgggccacccaggctgccctgagtgTGTGTCTTTTTGATGACATTCCCCGACACCGCCACTTCCCGCCCCCATGTCCTCCTCTGGGGCTCTTTGGGGGCCGCTGAGCTTCCTTCCCACAGCGTGCCAGGGTGTGTGTGCTTCCCTGTGAAAGGGCGGCAAGGCAGGGCAGTGTCCTGGGTAACTGGACGCCCCCACAGGGACAGGGAACCTGTCCTTCTGTGCCTTCCTACTTCCTCCCAGGTCTCCCTGGCATTTGTGTGACTATGACCTGTCTCTGAGCCACAGGTGGAAACCAGGGCGGAATAGGAGGCTCGGGGAGATGTGTGGCTCAGGACTCCAGAGCCGGGATCAGGGTTACAGTTCCCTCTCACCCAGCTTTGTGGGCGAGGTGACCCCTGATGGGGAGCCGCACGGTGCGGGGGGCCCCGACAACATGACTCGCTGAGTGTGTGTGGGGTCGGCCAAGGTGGGCAGGCCAGGGTGCACTGAGACCCGCGGCCCCCTCCGTCATCACTCCCTGTCTCCCCCAGATGACGAAGAGCTTCAAGCAAGCACTGATGCTCCTGCCGGGAGGGATACTTCATCTCCCTTCATAATGACAAGTACTCCAGGTAAGG
The Vulpes vulpes isolate BD-2025 chromosome 2, VulVul3, whole genome shotgun sequence genome window above contains:
- the IL2RA gene encoding interleukin-2 receptor subunit alpha; translated protein: MEPSLLMWGILTFITVSGYTTDFCDNPPNLKHATFKALTYKTGTVLNCDCERGFRRISSYLHCTGNSSHASWENKCQCKSISPENRKGKVTTNPEEQKGENPTEMQSQTPPMDEVDLVGHCREPPPWEHENSKRIYHFVVGQTLHYQCMQGFTALHRGPAKSVCKTIFGKTRWTQPPLKCIGESQFPDDEELQASTDAPAGRDTSSPFIMTSTPDFHKHTEVATTMESFIFTTEYQIAVAGCVLLLISIVLLSGLTWQRRRRKSRTI